Part of the Kryptolebias marmoratus isolate JLee-2015 linkage group LG20, ASM164957v2, whole genome shotgun sequence genome, CCATTTTGTAGTTGTACCCCCTGGTGGCACCCCTGGTTGTTTCAAGTGCAATACTCTTAGGAGCAATTTCCTCAAAGGTGAGGCTATTTTGATGCAAACTGATGGCTGTACAAATTTCTCTGAAGTTAAGTACTGCTAACACAATAGGACATTAATTTAAAGCACATCAACCCCTCTTTTAGAACAATAGGTCTGCTAATTAGGTTGACAGAGTGATGTCAGCTGTCCTCTCTCAAGGGGACCAGGGGACTGTGCTGATGATCTGACTGTACTGAAAGAAAGGTAGCTGAAAATTTtgtaacagaacaaaaatacagttagagcaagtttttttaaaataaagtaaactgtttaaattaatAAAGCTCTTTGCACTGGATTAATAATATGAATCTGGTCACCCTGCACGATCCTATAAAAATGGAGTTATCACCACAAAAACTGAGGCCACAAAGTTCGCAAAGCACATTTGTGTCACTGCCAAAACTCTTGTCCATGACTACAAGTcttccctctgtctgtctgcccaTTAGGTAATCTGTCAAAGACCTGCACCGCTGAAGGCTGGACCCTGATCAGTCTGGACTCGTATATAATGGACTGTGGTTACAATCCCAACAACACCATGGATGAAAATTCAGTCAGTGTTGATGTGGTTTTATGTTAAATATCAAGCTCAGTTTATATGAActgtctcagtttagtttaatGGAATATGTTCCTACAGGGGGAATTCTTTGGCGCCATCAAAGTTGGTTACACCGTCGGTCACAGCGTGTCGCTCATTTCTCTGATAGTCGCCATCGTCATACTCTGTCTTTTTCGGTAAGGAGAGTCGTAAAAATACAGCCTACTGTCACAGTGTATGCCTTTTCCCCAATCATTTAGAGCAATAAAACCACATTAGTTTCATATTGTTTTGTACTTCCTGGATTTTCTAGaggttttactgtgtttttcaCGCAAAAGGCTCCAGATTTTTGTAGGACACGTCATCACAATTAGACATCATCAACACTTTTGGCATTAACAAGCAGCTATAAAGTCAAAGCGCTTAGATGGGCTGCCGATGTTTACTCCATGTTCCACGTTGACCTGTAGTCTTGGGTCGCAGACAAACAATAATGTGACACTGATAAGTTTAACTGGTGTTTTGTGTGAATTATAGCAAGCTGCCTTCTCCTCTCAGTTTGCATGCAGACTGTTTGCATGTAATTGGCTAAACAACAAGGCGTGTGTTTACTCCTCTGGGTTATGAAATGCCACTGGCTTGCATtctggagcagaaacacaggaTGTGAACAGCCTTCCATGTTTATATTCGGCTTCAGATGCAGTGTTCAGGCAGCTGCTTGAAGCTTGTGTGACATCTCATTCGACCCGCTGAGATGATTTGCCTGATGGGTTTACACATTTCACCCCAAATTATCAGCACAGCAGGAAGGCATTTGTCTGAAAACACCCATAAGAGAGGATTAACATTGTTTTTCCTGCAAAATCCTCTAATTTTACTCAGATTTTCCTTGCTGTCGAATATCAAGTAaggtttttttcatatttgtttctGGATGGTAAATGATGGTAAACAAATTTGAAACATACACCAAAGCTTTTCTTAAAGGGATACTTTGGCCTTTTTCaggtggagttctgtggaaaagtctTCAACAATTATCTTACTTCATAGGTccttaaacaacctcagttaggagaaataaactttaaatctgaGTTGACTGGCAAACTAACAACTCGTCGAAGTTAAGATTAAAAttgattgctgccatcttaaaacaactctgaactccaaaatttcatagcagttcacacaaatggtattttataaatctttacacccCCGCCAGTTTTGCAATACAAATTCAGATgaaattttatggttatttgcaaacacaaatggGGACAGCTGTAACTCTTCTGGTGCATCTTGGCTAAGCAGCTAGGCTAATTGCTAGTCTGTTTTATATCTTTCTTCAGGCTTGTAAAACAACtcctaaaaatgtcaaactggcTGTCATACTTTACTATTAGCTAATgcagcgttctttcacaccagcaTGGCATTtgtgagaaagagttgttttacaAGCTTGATGAAGTAAATAAAGCAACCCTTTGtttggctagctgttagcctagcctggaggaagatttctgccattttctccacactctgtgctctatgactgatgtcacagaaGAGTAATTActaattattgataactatttgacagaacatcatttcaaaaatgaccagactacccctttaaggtttaaataataataaagctttgaagactgaagctgttttaggatggcaaCATCCACTTTGGAAGAGAgtccacttggactagccattattGGCTCATCAATATAGACAAAaagctacaacaggtaagatactaattatTCAGAACTTTTCTacataaccccacttcaaaatagcCAAAATCATTTATTACTCCCAAGGTTTTTACACTGTCAGGTTTATAGTAAAAGCCGGCTTCGTTAGGAACAAAAGGTAACTACTGTTCTCTTTGTGATCTGCATCtttattgtctttatgtttttattttccaggaagCTCCACTGTACAAGAAACTACATCCACATgaatctgtttgtgtctctcatCCTGAAAGCTGTGACTGTTTTCATCAAAGACGTGGTTCTGTACGACGTCGGCGAGACGGACAACTGCCAGGCATCAGTGAGGCCTCTGTTCCCTTATCTCTCTGTAAACTCCTACTTTCTGTCCATAACTGGTGCGATTGCTCTTTCAGACTTTACAGACCTAAATGCTTCGCCTCAAAGTTTACCTAATGTCCTGGGTGTAGCAGTGTTTGCCAAGTCCGTTCCACTCCTGGGACGATGTTTTCCTATTTCACTGTCCAGCAGGATGTTGTGAGAGTTCCTGTTTGCTCAACATTAAATCTGACAGCATTGCCTATAAATCATATTTAGAGCTGTGATATCTTTTCCATAAATGCTAAATTAAAGTAAGGAGTGAAAAAAAAGGCCTGGATGTGGTGCAGTTCCTTATAAGAACGACAGTTTTAGTCTGATTTGATTGATGAACCTTCTGTGTTGTTTTCTCCGATCTCACCTCATTAGATTCAACTGTTTTATCTCCAGGGAGAATTAGATCATCACACTGTAAATCAAACTTTGCCTTTATCTCTAAGTGCTTATACTTAATGATTGAGTTTAGATGTTTCCTCTTTGGGACACACAGATTGCTGCGCTTCAAACAGCTGCTAAATCTCCCGAATGTCTCTAAACTCCAAAATGAAGctaaaaacttttcaaaaattttGGTTTAACTGCAGGAAAACCTTCATCAGTCCAATTAACTTGGAATGAAGAGCTTAGATTGTGAAAATATTCTTATAGGGCActgaagtaaaagtaaaaataactaaaccAAGCTAGTTTACAATTACACTGATtcgtaaaaaaaagaaaaaagaaaaaaaaccttactcacaaatttataaaaatcaaaccctaagattttttcttttactgtgttATTCTTACTTTTGTTTAGATGGACtggtgttttcatttaaaaaatataatttctgtttttctagttttaataATCAGTCTATAATCAGTCCATTTTGTCAACAAACTACTGaaaatctaaatgtgttttttgtctgacaGGGCTGAGAGGGCACTGATTTACAGATCAGCTAAGAGTTTCACCTGAATGAAATAAATCCTCTTTGGGATGTGTCACACCGTTTCAAATATGAAAGACAAttacaatttaaacatttgaaatgaacCATTACGGACAAATGgatataaaaaagtgttttgtgtaAACAGGGTTTAATCCTGACTGGATTAATGAGCTAATCTGGGTGGAGCTAAAAGTGGATTATTGTCAtacttaaaacaacttcagtctcaaacatTTGTAGCAGTTCAtatgaatgttattttataaaccttttataCTGTCattagtttcacattacatagcCCAAGGTtgcaccggaagtgctacagctagctgctgcggCTATTTGTACAGATGAACACTGAATTCAATGTAACAAATGAAAATTGTAACAATCATCTAATACCCCTAAAAAAATCCCAAGGtgtttaaaacagctgatgcaTAAATGAGGAGAAGAATGTAAATGATGTAATATAATAATAACTTAGTACAggactattttttaatgacaatttgttttatatgaagttattttaaaagttaaattaaaactgtGAGTAGTTCAGGATGTGTCCTGTACGgtggccgacaggtgcaaacgcgcagcaaacagcaaaaggcactgcaaacacatgaatgtgttcatgaaaactacaaaaagcaaatgcaaaagaaaaatgctgcaagtactaaaaacaccagcaagtaagaaaaaaagctgcaaagttACTCCACAAAATGGATTTATATTGTTtagtaatatttttatgaaagaataatgatttttttctcaataactTCCATGTCTTGAGATTAggtgatttaatttttaaattgtttcattaggtggATGTGTCTTATTAACCAGTCTAATGAAACAGTTCAACATTAAATGGTAAATTGTTGATGGTCCCTAAGCTAACCACGGTGTTTAGGAGGAGCAGTGCTGTTTAGTGTGTGTTTACACCTGTCGACCATATGTTTGCTGCATGTTTGCACCTGTCGGCTGCCGTAGTCATGTATCTGAATCTGAAAAGTAAATAACACTGTCGTCTGCATATAGATGAATGAAAGACTGCGTTTACATTTCGTCATCATTTCTATAAAAACGAACAAAGATCAGGAactcagctttttgttttgtgtgatcTCCATATCAGTTTCAGAGTTCAccaaaataaattcatgtttaACAGATGCATTCCTTTTTAAAGCAGTAAGCCATTTGCGTGTGTTGTAGGTAGGCTGCAAGGCAGTCGTGGTCTTCTTCCAGTACGGGGTCATGACGAGTTACTTCTGGCTGCTGGTAGAGGGTCTCTACCTTCACGCTCTGTTGGCGGTCTCCTTCTTCTCTGAGAGGAAGTACTTCTGGTGTTACATTCTGATTGGTTGGGGTAAGCGCTCACGTATCACGCCCTGATTACTACAGACAGGTCAGAGTCTCATTCTTAGGGTGTCCAAGTCTAAGTGGCAGCCATCATCAGACTGAGTTTCTTGGCTCCTTTTTTCCAACTTATATTAAGGTTTTAGACATGCAATGTCCTTTGAAAATGCTGAACTTTTGCCATCTCTTTATGAATGAGTTTTGCTTAGATCAGCAGTAGACAACAGTAgcctttctgggttttttttatagtttagtGAAGGACTTCTGCCAATTGGTAGGAAAGCAGTTTTCGTCATATATGGACGAAATAATCCGTATTTTCTTCATTAAAGATCCAACACATACACCTATActttatagtttaaaaaaaaagatggattcTTTCCCTTTCCACATGCAGAGAAGCTGGCAAACCTCTTGTGTTTAAATTCATTCACGATTTAATATTACTACTTCTGGTCTCGAAAAGTCCTCTAAAATTTATGTCTCgtaaccaatttttttttgtttttttgtttcacaacaccaataaaatgattatattttttcttacttACAGGGGCTCCGACTATCTTTATTTCCATATGGGTGATTACAAAGGCTTATTTAAATCATCCTGGGTgagttttaaatctttaaaaccaTATTGTCTTCTATACAACTCTGTCAGACAGCTACTGCTGTGTGCAAGTGAAGGCAGAGATGTTATTGGAAAGGCAAGATGTTTGTGACTTCTGACGCGTGAAAAGAATTTAAGGATTTATTCACTGAATTGGGTACAacctacaaaaacaacaaatgaattAAGACATCACgaaaatatcataaaaacagACGCTGAGAGCAGAAGCTGAAATGACGCTCCACTCCTTTTTTTACTGTGTTCAGCTGACCTTTATTTCTCCCAAAAGGAGAAGTGATTTTATAAGTTTTGATAgtaaaatattcataaacaaGCAGAAGCAAACATTAACTCAAGGCATATAATAGCTCTGACAAGAACAagcctttttaaacattttttaataaggAGCACTGTAATGTGCTTTTATACAAGCACTATAACACTGTGGTTATTATGAGATTTAATACCTTTAAGTGTTATCTATTATTAGAAACCAAAAAGGAACATTTGTAAAAGCCTTCATGAGCTCAGATTGACCTGCTAATAGTAAAAACTAAGGGTCCTGTTTAGTCTCTAAATAAAACTATATGAGCAAAGTCATAAAAAGTTGGATTTTCCTTTATTACCTAACATTTTAGTGACTAAGTGTGGCATTCTAAACTGTGGTAAACATAAAATCGTTGTTTTAGCTCTTCCTAGAGAAGCTTCCCATCTTTTTGTTTACACAGCTATGGTGTTCTGGCCGtagttcagtgttttcttcTCACTACTGAAAATCTGCCTGCTTTTGCTCTTCTGCCCCAGATGCTGGGAAACAATTGATGACAACCCCTGGTGGATCATTAAAACGCCCATTTTGGCCGCCATTCTTGTGAGTCACGGCACCTTTTCACTGGCAACACTTTACACAAAGCGCTGCGCAGGGCAACAATAATGTGTGTGCTGCTCTTGTGGCAGGTGAactttttcctcttcatttgcATAATCTGGATATTGCAACAGAAAATGAATTGCCCCGACATCGGAAGGAAGGAATCCAATCAGTACTCGTaagattttaggtttttttgtgtgtgccaAGTGCCAACTTTTGTATTATTGCAAAGGTTACAGTCATGTCTTATCGGCTGATATTCAGTGAATTATTGTCTGCTGTTGAGTTTTAGTGTTGAGCAATAGctcattgtttaaaaacaaatatagccTTGACCTTTGCCTTTGTGAACTTACAGACAAGTTTCTGCCAGCCTTTGTTTgaatttgcctttttctttgtttcgaACTGTTTCAGGAGACTGGCTAAATCTACACTGCTGTTGATACCGCTCTTTGGCATAAACTACATAATATTTGCCTTTATCCCCGATGACATCCATCCACAAATGAGGCTGGTGTTCGATCTTGTTCTTGGATCATTTCAGGTAACACACAGCATACCATTACTTCAAGCCTGTAAACCACATTTTCCAAATATCAGCCGAAGGTTTGCTACTTCTAAACAGATGTAATGCATAGAatctgatttagtttttctaCAAGACTAGAGAAAATGTGTTCtctgtaaaaatgaatgaatgctgagggctaaatgactgctgaaatttgctaaagaagctgaaacctagttgtgaaagctaaaagaagcacaacactagctaaaagtcaaaataagtcaaatataagctaaaatagcaaaacactagctcaaacaagtaaaaatagtaaaacactatataaaagtagcagaaggctaggtaaaattatagaaaaaaacattagctagaagctaaaagtatcaaaagagCAGTATGagttaaaagtaccaaaatgctaactaaaagggAAACGCTAGCTAAATATTAAAGTGtcaaaaggcttgctaaaagtagcagaacataagctaaagcctaaaaatagcaaaaagcttggcaaaagctaaaagttgaagaacggtagctaaaagtgaaaaaaaaggctttgctaaaagtagaagaaggcgagctaaatgctaaaagaagcaaaatggtagctaaaaattaaaagtagcattaaaaaaaggcaaaaatagtGCAAGAATGCTGAAAAGAGAAccatgtttttgaaggaactgaagagatttcaaTCTATTATTATGGGgaaaatatgtgtaaataaagttagacattttaaaaagtttaaaagttacaaaaaccaaaagctatAGGACCCATTCCCTAAATGAGCTGAGCGATCTCATATGAATGGCTTGAATAACAGAAAATATAGAGAAGTtattagattgcaaaaaaaaaaacatgaaacgatgaaagaaacagtaaaacaatagtATGAACATTAAATCAGCATTCAAGCTAACAGAATCTCGTGTTTTAATGGTTTCAAGTTCGCTGATTTTTAAGTATTAAACTAAAAGCTGAGAacaaagttcaaaaatggaaaCCTAGCAGTGGAAAGTATTCTCaatttataaccattttggcTCCGAATGATTCCTCCTGGGAACAAGTCCCAGACATCTACATGATGAACCTCCTGTCTGAGCCTGAAGTTGGTTATAATCCTACCATCATTATTCATAGAAAAATATTTGGAGCATTTCCCCAGCTGTGCGATCTGCAGCTTTCCTTTCAGCAGTAACTCTTCTTTTGACCACTTGTCTCTCCTGCAGGGTTTTGTTGTTGCCATCTTGTACTGCTTCCTGAACGGAGAGGTGAGTGCATTCAAACAAAGCGCAGCTCTTCAAGATGTTTGCTGTCCTTTCATGTCACCAGATTTGTcttcccccacccccaccctgcTGTGTGTCATGCCCTTTTAAACGCCACTCCTCGTCCTGTTTGCGTTCCTCTCGGCTTCTCCCGCAGGTGCAGTCCGAGGTTAAGCGCAAGTGGGGCAGATGGATGCTGCAAAGGTTCCTGGGCGCTGACACCAAGTACAAGCAGCCGTCCATCGGCAGCAACGGCAACAACTTCAGCACCCAGATCACCATGTTGACCAAATGTAGCCCCACGACACGACGGGCTTCTGCGTGTCACGAGCACCGCTCTGCAATCTGAAACCCTTCGCAGACTGACTCACCTCCTGCTTTCATCAACATGTAATGAGTGCGTGACTCCTGTGTCCTGTGGCTACAAAAGACACCGGGTGCAGTGAGGGTCGGTATGACGTGTAAATACTAAAGCCGAGtgaatttgttgtcattttatacATCAGCGGTTAAAAATGACAGGCGCTCCGTGTTTCTCTTGCCAGAGTGGAAAGTCGTCTACCAATGATAACATCTGCTTATCGATGAATAAGTGAAATCACTCCCGCATACATACAAGCAGATTAGCTTGTAGAGGAGTCATATGATGAGTCAACCTGAACATGCTAACACGGACAGAAAGTCCCTCCTAAGTGCTcgaaactaaaagaaaataaaaataaaactgagaatcTCGGTTTGTCGCATGAAACTAAGCAAAAGACGGATGAGGCCAGAGACCAGCTGCGTCcaagatgtttttattacaagGGCACGTTTCAGGGAAAGAGTCCAATCACTTAACCTGATGATCCACACTGCACAGGGGGGGATGAATCGTATGGACACCAATGACAGTGTCAGGCTGTTCTCACTGACGAGGAGCCCATATTGTAACCAACGTACGGGATGTTCCTATCCTGTCTGTGACAGTTTTATACTTTGCTGAATTATTGCCGGATAAC contains:
- the LOC108238634 gene encoding vasoactive intestinal polypeptide receptor-like isoform X1; the encoded protein is MMQFSGGICLFFSCLLLKPVFAAQSQMCDLILEINRERSTCEAQIENRTTGCSGTWDKIACWPSADIGEVVTIPCPKYLFYFSRNVSPRNLSKTCTAEGWTLISLDSYIMDCGYNPNNTMDENSGEFFGAIKVGYTVGHSVSLISLIVAIVILCLFRKLHCTRNYIHMNLFVSLILKAVTVFIKDVVLYDVGETDNCQASVGCKAVVVFFQYGVMTSYFWLLVEGLYLHALLAVSFFSERKYFWCYILIGWGAPTIFISIWVITKAYLNHPGCWETIDDNPWWIIKTPILAAILVNFFLFICIIWILQQKMNCPDIGRKESNQYSRLAKSTLLLIPLFGINYIIFAFIPDDIHPQMRLVFDLVLGSFQGFVVAILYCFLNGEVQSEVKRKWGRWMLQRFLGADTKYKQPSIGSNGNNFSTQITMLTKCSPTTRRASACHEHRSAI
- the LOC108238634 gene encoding vasoactive intestinal polypeptide receptor-like isoform X2; this translates as MMQFSGGICLFFSCLLLKPVFAAQSQMCDLILEINRERSTCEAQIENRTTGCSGTWDKIACWPSADIGEVVTIPCPKYLFYFSRNVSPRNLSKTCTAEGWTLISLDSYIMDCGYNPNNTMDENSGEFFGAIKVGYTVGHSVSLISLIVAIVILCLFRKLHCTRNYIHMNLFVSLILKAVTVFIKDVVLYDVGETDNCQASVGCKAVVVFFQYGVMTSYFWLLVEGLYLHALLAVSFFSERKYFWCYILIGWGAPTIFISIWVITKAYLNHPGCWETIDDNPWWIIKTPILAAILKMNCPDIGRKESNQYSRLAKSTLLLIPLFGINYIIFAFIPDDIHPQMRLVFDLVLGSFQGFVVAILYCFLNGEVQSEVKRKWGRWMLQRFLGADTKYKQPSIGSNGNNFSTQITMLTKCSPTTRRASACHEHRSAI